Proteins encoded within one genomic window of Triticum aestivum cultivar Chinese Spring chromosome 2D, IWGSC CS RefSeq v2.1, whole genome shotgun sequence:
- the LOC123050598 gene encoding CASP-like protein 5A1 — MLHFSHPVVHPSPPVVVPPPAQAEVEMVPPAQGQAVGANGDGNGNAPAGVIMRDPWTRCGLVFRLLQAAFAAAALAVMVSTDDFSSVTTFRYLVAAASVQCLWSLVVAILDAYAIVVKRFFRTARAVIILALGDWVTGTLIFSAACGSAAITTLLSNDFGACSVNPCGSFMNATAMAFLSWLARAPAFIGNLWTAVHRIQKS; from the exons ATGCTGCACTTCAGCCATCCGGTGGTGCACCCCTCCCCGCCGGTGGTGGTGCCGCCGCCGGCGCAGGCAGAGGTGGAGATGGTGCCGCCGGCGCAGGGGCAGGCGGTGGGGGCGAACGGGGACGGGAACGGGAATGCGCCTGCTGGGGTGATCATGAGGGACCCGTGGACGAGGTGCGGGCTCGTGTTCCGCCTCCTgcaggccgccttcgcggccgccgcgCTCGCCGTCATGGTGTCCACCGACGACTTCTCCTCCGTCACCACATTCCG CTACCTCGTCGCAGCAGCAAGTGTGCAATGCCTCTGGAGCCTTGTCGTGGCCATTCTGGATGCCTATGCAATTGTTGTCAAACGTTTCTTCCGAACTGCCCGGGCTGTCATCATACTTGCCCTCGGGGACTGG GTCACAGGAACACTGATCTTCAGTGCAGCGTGTGGATCAGCAGCTATCACCACTCTCCTTTCCAATGATTTCGGAGCTTGCTCGGTAAATCCCTGTGGAAGCTTCATGAACGCTACCGCCATGGCTTTCTTGAGCTGGCTTGCGCGTGCGCCGGCCTTTATCGGGAACCTTTGGACGGCGGTCCACCGAATACAAAAATCATAG